From the Anaeromyxobacter dehalogenans 2CP-1 genome, the window TTCGCCACGGTGGTGACCGGCATCGCGAAGATGGGCGACCTGCGCAAGGTCGGGCGGGTGGGGCTGAAGGGGCTGCTCTACTTCGAGGTGCTCACCACCGTCGCGCTCGCCATCGGCCTGGTGGTGGCGCGCCTGGCGCGCCCCGGCGCCGGGATGAACGTGGACCCGGCCACGCTCGACACCAAGGCCATCGCGTCCTACACGAACGGCGCGCAGGCCCACGGCACGGTGGACTTCCTCATGAACGTGATCCCGCGCGACGTGGCGGACGCGTTCGCGCGCGGCGACATCCTCCAGGTGCTGCTGTTCTCGGTGCTGTTCGGCGCCGCGCTCGCCGCCCTGAAGGACAAGGGCCGCCCGGTGCTCGAGTTCGTGGACGGCCTGTCGCTGGTGCTGTTCCGCATCGTCGGGTTCGTGATGCGCCTCGCCCCGGTCGGCGCGTTCGGCGCCATGGCGTTCACGGTGGGGAAGTACGGCATCGCCACGCTGCTCAGCCTCGGCAAGCTCATCGCCTGCTTCTACGCGACCAGCGCGCTGTTCGTGGTGCTGATGCTGGGGCTGGTGCTCCGCTGGTGCGGGCTGAGCCTGTTCCGGTTCCTGCGGTACATCAAGGAGGAGATCTTCGTGGTGCTCGGCACCTCCTCCTCCGAGTCGGCCCTGCCGCTCATGATGCGGAAGATGGAGAAGCTCGGCTGCTCCAAGCCGGTGGTCGGGCTGGTGGTGCCGATGGGCTACTCCTTCAACCTGGACGGCACGTCCATCTACCTGACGCTCGCCACCCTGTTCATCGCGCAGGCGACCAACACGCACGTCACCCTGGTGCAGGAGCTGGAGATCCTGGCGGTGCTGCTGCTCACCTCGAAGGGGGCCGCGGCGGTGACGGGCGGCGGCTTCATCACGCTGGCGGCGACGCTGTCCGCGGTGGGCAACATCCCGGTGGCGGGGCTGGCGCTGCTGCTCGGCGTGGACCGCTTCATGTCCGAGGCCCGCGCCATCACCAACCTCATCGGGAATGGCGTCGCGTCGGTGGCGGTTTCGCGCTGGGAGGGTGAGCTGGACCAGGCCCGCGCCCGCGCCGTCCTCGCCGGCACCGTGCCGGAGGAGGTGGAGCCGGCCAACGAGCCCGAGCCGCCCGCGGTCCCGGCCGGTGCCGGGCTGCACGGCTGAGCCGCCGGGTCGCCCCCCCGCCGGACCCCACGGAGGAACCCGAGCATGATCCGCCTCATCCGCACGCTGGCCCGCCTCTGGAACGCGCTCTGCGAGCTCGACGCCCGCACCGCGCTCCGCCCCGCGCCCGCGCACGTGCGCAAGTAGCCCGCGCCGCGCCGGGAGGCGCTACCAGGTGCCGGTGAGCTGGACGCCGCGCCCCATGGGCGCGAGCGCCACCGGCAGCCGCCCGCCGCGCGCGTGGAGCAGCGGGACCAGCGTCCCGAACCCGAACCCCGCCGCCGCGCCCACCAGCACGTCGGTGGGGAAGTGGCGCCCGGCCAGCACCCGCTCCGCGCCCACGCTCGCGCCCACCGCCGCGGTCACCAGCCACGGCCACGCGGCCGGGCCCCGGCGCAGCGTGTACGTCCACGACGCGGCGGTGAGCGCCGCGACCGCCGTCGAGGTGTGCCCGGAGTAGAACGACCGGTAGCCCTGCGCCTGCTTCACCAGGCCGTCGCGCCCGGCGTAGGTGACCGGCAGCGGCCGCTGCACCGCGAACTTCACGGTCATCACCGCGGCCGAGTTGAGCGCCAGCGTCTCGGTGAGGACCATGAGGTCCTCGCGGAGCGCCCGCGTGTTCCCCACCCAGAACGCGTCCGCCACCACCGGCACGCCCACCGAGGCGAGCACGGTGACGTCGCTGATCACCCCGGCGGCGCGGCTGTGCAGGTCGATCGCGAAGCGGTCGAAGCCGTTCACCTCGGCCCGATCGCACGGACAGCGCGGGGTGATGAAGCTGAACGGGTAGCGCGCCGGAAGGATGGCGACGCCCGCCGCGAGCGCGGTGAGCGGCACGTCGAGCCAGGGGACCAGGCGGTAGACGCTGTCGCCCGGCGGCCGCACCTCGGGCGCGTCGAGCGGCAGGTCCGGCGCGACCGGCGGCGCGATGGCTGCGGGGGAGGGCAGGGCCGCGGGCACCGTCTGGACGGCGGGGACGGGCTGGGCGGCGAGGGCGAGCGCGAGCAGGGCGGGGAGCATCGGTGACCCGCCGCGGGGGCGGGCACCTCCGAGCCTGTGCACCGGGCGGTCCCGTGTCGAGGCCTGCCTTCACGATCCGTGGCTGCTTCGCGGGGCGGACGCGCCCGGACGAGTGGGCCCCCGGCCGCGAGCGGGACGCGGCCGGGGGCCCGGGGCTGCGAGGGGTTCACCGCTGGTCAGAAGGAGTACATCGCGGTCAGGGACCCCTGGTCGGCGGTGCGGGTTCCGGTGATGGTCCGGGTCTCGTACCGGTAGTACTCCAGGCCGAGGGTGTAGGGCCCCTCGCAGTACTTGGTCAGCGCGCCGACCGACACGTTGCGGAGGCGCGTGGCGCCGGCCTCGCGGACGTCGGCGTCGTCCGGATCGTCCATGCCGGCGAACAGGTGGGCGGAGACGGTGTCGGTGAACGACCATCCCGCCTGCGCCCAGGCACCCCAGCCCTGGATGTCCCCGAACTGCACGATGGCGCCGAAGAGCTGGCCGACCGCCTGGCCCGTCCAGCCGTTCGCGGCGAGCTGGAGCCGGCCCGCGGTCACCTTGCCGCCCAGCTCGGCGGCCCAGCCGTCCACGCCGTCCTCCGGGGCGGTGGCGCCCACGCCGGTCAGGTCCTTGCGATCGTAGTGGCCGACCAGGAACGCGGAGTAGGCGACGCCGTCGGCGGGCTTGCCGCTCAGCATGGCGCGCGCCTCGACCTGCGGGATCGAGGACGCCTCGCCGTAGGAGACGCCCAGCGGCAGGTCGGCGTCCGCGTCGCTCCAGGAGCCGCGGGTGGCGCTCACCGCCAGCTCGAGGACGTGGGCGCCGGCGAGCGGGATGCGGTGGAACACCATCACGCCGGGGAAGCGCCAGCCGATGCCGCCCGCCGCGTAGCTGGCGGGGAACGCGACGTGCGCGAGGCTCACCGGCGCCATGGCGAAGATGAGCCCGTGGTTCTGGCCCACCTGGAAGGTGGTGTTGCCCAGCACCAGCTCGGCGTAGGCGAGGCGCAGCCGCGGCCCCACCGACTCGTCGCCGAACGCGCCGCCGGTGTTGCCGCCGAAGAAGTCGGCCTCGACCAGCGCGCGCGGCGTGGCGCGGCCGGAGAGGATGGCGGGCCCCGTGGCGGCGAGCTGGAGCCGGGTCTGGCGCAGGTCGCCGCCGAGGAACGTCTCGTCGGTGCGCGGCTCGGTCACGGTGAACAGGGAGCCCTGGCCATTCCAGGGACCGGTGGTCGCGTCCTGCACGAACACGGTGGCGGACACGAACCCGTGGAGCGCGACCGAGGGCTTCTCGGGTGCGGTGGCCGGCTCGGCCGCGAGGGCCGGCGCGGAGGCCGCGAGCGCGGCGGCGCACGCGAGCCGTATGACGGTGTCGATCATGGTGTCTCCTCCGGTGCTGCGTGACCGGGCGTCAACGCTCCGCGCCCGGCAGCTTCTTCATCTCGAACTTGGGGTGGCAGTTGAGGCAGTAGTTCTCCGAGGCGGCGTGGGCGTGGTGGCAGACGGTGCAGTCGATCTCCCCGAGGTGCGAGTGGTGCGGGTTGCGGTCGGGGTGCACGGCCGGCTCGGTCGCCTTCGCGAGCGCGTCGGCCGGGCCGTGGCACGCGAGGCAGCGGTCGTTCGCGACCGTCGCGCCCGGCTCTGGGAGCTCGCCGGCGTGGCAGCCGGCGCAGGAGACGTCGGCCCGGGCGTGGGCGCCGTCGAGCAGCGCCGACCCGGCCCAGGAGGCCGCGGCCCGGCGCAGCGGCGCGTCGCCCTCGGCGAGCTTGCCGATCGGCTGCTTCCCGCCGGCCAGGCCGAAGCGCCCGCGGGAGAGCGTGTGGCAGACGGTGCAGTCGGCGTCGGGCGCGCGGTGGGCGCGGTGCAGGCGGGCCGAGAACGCGTCCGGCTTCGCGTCGGCGGCGGGCTTGTGGCAGCCGAGGCAGGCGGCGAGCGTGGTGCCCTTCACCGGCGGGTGGTCCTTCGGCAGCACGGTCCACGAGGGGTGACACTGCTTGCAGCTGCCGGCGTGGGCGGAGGGGCGAGGGGGCGCGGCGGCGACGAGCGCCAGCGCGGCGAGCGCGACGAGGGCGTTCATGGATGGCTCCGTGAGGGAAGGGCGGGCGCCCGGGCCGGCGAGCGGGACCGGCGCCGGGCGTCCGCGGGCCGGCCTAGGCGGCCGGGCTGGCGCCCGCCGCGCTGCGGCCGGCGATGCGCCCGAACACGACCGCGTCCGGGCCGGCGTTGCCGCCGAGGCGGTTCGCGCCGTGGATGCCGCCGGTGACCTCGCCGGCGGCGAAGAACTTCGGGATGGGGTTGCCCCAGATGTCGATCACGCGCGCCTGCTCGTCGATGCGCAGGCCGCCCATGGTGTGGTGCACCGCGGGCCACTGCGCGATCCCGTAGAACGGCCCCTCCTCGAGCGGCAGCATGCGGTCGGTGATGGGCTTGGCGAAGTCCGGGTCCTTCTTCTCCCGGATGTACCGGTTGTGCGTGGCGACCGTCTCGCGGAGCGTGTCGGCGGGCAGGCCGAGCTTCCCGGCCAGCTCGTCGATGGTGTCGGCCTTCACGAAGCGGCCCTTGGAGATGCCGGCGTCGATCTCCTCCTTGGTCCCGCCCATGAGCGGCGCCATCTTCGCGTTGAAGATGGAGTAGGTCGGCTTCATGCCTGTGTTGATCTCGGCGCGCGAGACCACGTCACGGCGCTCCAGCTCGTTCACGAAGCGCTTGCCCTTCTTGTCCACGTACAGGATGCCGTAGCCCGGGCCACGGAACGGGTAGACGGCCGGCGCGTCGAGGATGCCGGTGTCCGGCTCGGCGTACGGGTAGAGCTGGATGAACCCGAGGTGCAGCGTGTCCGCGCCGACGGCCTGCGCGAAGCGGATGGTCTCGCCGGTGGCGCCCGGGTGGTTGGTGCAGTTGTAGCTCGCCACCAGGCTCGGGTTGAACGCCATGCGCATCTTCACGTCGCGGCTGAAGCCGCCGGACGCGAGCACCAGCCCGCGGTTGACCTTGACCTGGAGCTTCTTCCCGCGGGCCTTCACCTCCACGCCCAGCACCGGCCCGTCCACGTCGGCGCGCCAGATCCAGGTGATCTCGTGGTTGAGGCGGACCTTCACGCCGGCCTTCTCGGCGATCTTGCGCTCGGCCTCGGTGTAGCCGCGCCCGACGCCCTCCTTGCAGGTGTGGGTCCGGTAGGCGGTGTGGCCGCCGGTGCGGTTCAGGATCTCGCGGAGCTGCAGCCCGCCCTCGTCGATCATCCAGTCGAGCGCCTTCGGCGACTCGCGGCAGAGGATCTCGACCAGCTTCGGGTCGCCGTAGTAGTCGCCGCCCTTCAGCGTGTCGCTGCCGTGGAGGTCCTTCGAGTCGTCGGGGAGCTTCAGCTTCTCGCGCAGGTGCAGCTCGTCGGTCCAGGCGTTGTACTCGCCGCCGTTGATGATCGAGTTGCCGCCGTACACCGGCATCTTCTCGAGCACCGTCACCTTGGCGCCGGCCTTGGCGGCCTCGGCCGCGGCGGCCAGGCCGGCGAAGCCGGAGCCCACCACCACCACGTCCCAGGTCTCGTCCCACTTCTTCGGCAGCGGCCGCTTCGCGCGTGGCTCGGCTGCCTCGGCCTTCCCGCCGAAGAGGTCGAGCGCGAGGCCCGTGCCCGCGGCCACCGCCGTGGCCTTGAGCATCGCGCGACGTCCGATTCCGCTCTTCTGCTGCTGGTCGCTCATCTGGCTTCTCCTCTCCGCCGGGGGGCGGATGAGCCGCGCTCCGGTCTGGGCGCGGCGTTGCGGGAGCCAGCGTTCGACCGGGGCGGGGTGGCGGCAATGGGTCGGCGCCACCCCCGCGCGGCGCACGCGGTGCGCGACGGAGCGCGGTTCGTTCGCGCGCGCGGACGGGCCGCACCGTGCGCCGGGGCGCGGGGTGCGCCGCGCCGCCGCCGGCCCGCGTGGCGCGGGCCGTGAGCGCGCTGGCCGCGCCGGTCCGCAGGATGTGGATTCCACCGGTCCGCATGCCCGGTCGCGCCCGATCGGCCCGGGTCCGGGCAGCCCGCACGCGCTGCGCGTGCGACGTTCGCGCAGGGCACGGCGGGGACGAAAGTGGACCGGTCCGGTGGGGATCCGGGCGCAGTCCTCGCGGCGTCGCACCCCGCGTGCGGGTGCGACCGGCGCGCGGCTTGTTGCCGCGCGGCGCGGGCGCGCCGCACGCGCGGTGTCAGATCACGGTCGGTGAAGCGGTCAGCGCGCGGCGCCCCAGTCCAGGACCACCTTGCCGGAGCGCCCGCTGCGCATGACGTCGAAGCCCTGCTGGAAGTCGTCGATGGAGAAGCGGTGCGTGACGACCGCGGTGAGGTCGAGCCCGCTCTGCAGCATCGCGACCATCTTGTACCAGGTCTCGTACATCTCCCGGCCGTACACGCCCTTGAGCTGGAGCCCCTTGAACACCACCTGGCTCCAGTCGATCGGCTCCGGCCCGGCCATGATGCCGAGCAGGGCGACCTTGCCGCCGTGGTTCATGACCTCGAGGAGCTGGCGGAAGGCGCGGCCGTTCCCGCTCATCTCCAGCCCCACGTCGAAGCCCTCGCGCATGCCCAGCTCGGACATGACCGCGCGCAGGTCCTCCTTCGCCACGTTCACCGCCCGCGACGCGCCCATCCGGCGGGCCAGGTCGAGCCGGTAGTCGTTCACGTCGGTGACGACCACGTGCCGCGCGCCCACGTGCCGCGCGATGGCGGCCGCCATGACGCCGATGGGCCCGGCGCCGGTGACGAGCACGTCCTCGCCCACCAGGTCGAACGAGAGCGCGGTGTGCGTGGCGTTGCCGAACGGGTCGAAGATGGCGGCGATGTCGTCGGGGATGTCGTCCGGGATGCGGTAGACGTTGTCGGCCGGGATCACCACGTACTCGGCGAAGGATCCGGGCCGGTTCACGCCCACGCCCACCGTGTGCCGGCAGAGGTGCCGGCGGCCGGCGCGGCAGTTGCGGCAGAAGCCGCAGGTGACGTGGCCCTCGCCGCTCACCCGCTCGCCGGGCCGGAACGCCTCCACCTCGGCCCCGACCTTCTCCACCCGGCCCACGTACTCGTGCCCCACCACCATGGGCACCGGGACGGTCTTCTGGCTCCACTCGTCCCAGTTGTAGATGTGCACGTCGGTGCCGCAGATGGCGCTCTTCGTGACCCGGATCATCACGTCGTGGACCCCGACCTCGGGGACCGGCACGTCGTGCTGCATCCAGATGCCTTCCTCGCGCTTCGCCTTGACGAGTGCCTTCATCGCGTGATGTTTCCTCTCGGTCAACGTCCCTGGATGACGCCCAGCGCGCGGCCGACCTTCTCGAACGCCGCCACGGCGTGGTCGAGGTCCTCGCGCGAGTGCGCCGCGCTCATCTGCGTGCGGATGCGGGCCTGCCCCTTCGGCACCACCGGGAAGAAGAAGCCGGTGACGTAGACGCCCTCGTCGAGCAGCCGGCGGGCCATCTCCTGCGCCAGCGGCGCCTCGTGGAGCATCACCGGGATGATGGGGTGCTCGCCCGGCAGCAGCTCGAAGCCGAGCCGGGTCAGCTCGGCGCGGAAGTGGCGGGCGTTCTCGCGGAGCTGCCGCCGCAGGGCGTCGCCGGACTCCAGCAGGTCGAGCACCGCGATGCTGGTGGCGGCGATCACCGGCGCGAGCGTGTTCGAGAACAGGTAGGGGCGCGCCTTCTGGCGGAGCCACTCCACCACCTCGCGCGAGCCGGCCACGTAGCCGCCCGACGCGCCGCCCAGCGCCTTCCCGAGCGTCCCGGTGACGAGGTCGACCCGGCCCATCACCCGGTGGTGCTCGTGGGTGCCGCGGCCGTGCTCGCCGATGAAGCCCACCGCGTGGCTGTCGTCCACCATCACCATCGCGCCGTGCCGCCCGGCCAGGTCGCAGATGGCGGGCAGGTTGGCGAGGTACCCGTCCATGGAGAAGACGCCGTCGGTGACCACCAGCTTGAAGCGCGCGCCGGCCGCGTCGGCGGCGGCGAGCTGCGCGGCGAGGTCGGCCATGTCGCCGTTCGCGTAGCGGTGGCGCCGGGCCTTGCAGAGCCGGATGCCGTCGATGATGGAGGCGTGGTTGAGCGCGTCGGAGACGACCGCGTCCTCCTCGCCGAGCAGCGCCTCGAACACGCCGCCGTTCGCGTCGAAGCAGGACGAGAACAGGATGGCGTCCTCGAAGCCCAGGAAGCGCGCCAGCCGCTGCTCCAGCTCCTTGTGGACGTCCTGGGTGCCGCAGATGAACCGCACCGAGGACATCCCGAAGCCCCAGCGAGGCAGCGCCGCCACCGCGGCGTCCACTAGCTCCTGCCGTCCGGCCAGGCCGAGGTAGTTGTTCGCGCACAGGTTCACCACCCGGCGGCCGTCGGCCTCGACCCAGGGGCCCTGGCGGCTGGTGATGACGCGCTCGCGCTTGAACAGCCCCTCCGCCTGGAGGCGGTCGAGCTGGGTGCGCAGGTGGTCGGTGAAGGCTGGGTTCATGGGGGCGCGTCCTCGGGTGCGGGGCGCCCCCTTTCTAACCCGCCGTGCGCGGGTGCGCCGCCCGTCCGGAGGGGGACGCCGCGCCGCGTCGCAGGCCGTGCGGGCGCCGCGGGCCGGGCGCGGGGCGTGGCGCCCCGCCGCCCGGCGACGCAACGTCGAGCGGACGGCGCCCCCTCGCGCCGCCGGTATCGACGGCGCGCCTCTCCGCGCCGTGGATGGGCAGGTCCGATGTCCCCGTCGCTCGCCGCGCTCCTCCTCTCGCTGGCGGCCGTCGCGCCGCCGCCGGCCGAACCGCCGTCCTCCGCCGCGCCGGGCGGTCCTCCCGTGGCCCAGCCCGCCGCGCCGGCGCCCGCGCCGCCCACGCTGCGCGAGGCGAACCTGGCCCGGGCCGGAAAGGGCCTGCTGCCGCGCAGGGCGCCCCCGCGGCGCGCGCCGCGCCGGTTGCAGGTGGTGTCCGCGCGCGACCAGGTCGCCCGCGCGCAGCAGGTCGGCGGCCGCGCGGCGGTCGAGCTCGTGGCGGTGGCCGCGGCGGAGCCCGAGCTCGAGGCCGCGCCCCGCGCCGGCGGCGCGGCCTGGATCGCGGGGAGCGTCATCCGCGGCCTGGCCGGCGGCGGCGGCGGGCGCGGCGGCGAGCCCGGGGCGCGGGTGGAGGCGGAGCCCGGCGGGCTGCGCGCCGGGGCGCGGGTCGCCTCGGTGGAGGTGACGGTGCGCGTGCGCGCCGGCGCGCTGGCGCTCGCGGCCGGCTCGCCGGGGGCGGCCGTCCGGCCCCTCCGTTAGACTCGGGGGATGGCGCGATCCCCGGGACCGGCGGCGGTGCCGTTCCACCCCGCGGT encodes:
- a CDS encoding dicarboxylate/amino acid:cation symporter yields the protein MKRLARSLYLQVLLAVVLGALVGHLFPATGASLKPLGDGFIKLVKMLIAPIVFATVVTGIAKMGDLRKVGRVGLKGLLYFEVLTTVALAIGLVVARLARPGAGMNVDPATLDTKAIASYTNGAQAHGTVDFLMNVIPRDVADAFARGDILQVLLFSVLFGAALAALKDKGRPVLEFVDGLSLVLFRIVGFVMRLAPVGAFGAMAFTVGKYGIATLLSLGKLIACFYATSALFVVLMLGLVLRWCGLSLFRFLRYIKEEIFVVLGTSSSESALPLMMRKMEKLGCSKPVVGLVVPMGYSFNLDGTSIYLTLATLFIAQATNTHVTLVQELEILAVLLLTSKGAAAVTGGGFITLAATLSAVGNIPVAGLALLLGVDRFMSEARAITNLIGNGVASVAVSRWEGELDQARARAVLAGTVPEEVEPANEPEPPAVPAGAGLHG
- a CDS encoding phosphatase PAP2 family protein, producing MLPALLALALAAQPVPAVQTVPAALPSPAAIAPPVAPDLPLDAPEVRPPGDSVYRLVPWLDVPLTALAAGVAILPARYPFSFITPRCPCDRAEVNGFDRFAIDLHSRAAGVISDVTVLASVGVPVVADAFWVGNTRALREDLMVLTETLALNSAAVMTVKFAVQRPLPVTYAGRDGLVKQAQGYRSFYSGHTSTAVAALTAASWTYTLRRGPAAWPWLVTAAVGASVGAERVLAGRHFPTDVLVGAAAGFGFGTLVPLLHARGGRLPVALAPMGRGVQLTGTW
- a CDS encoding cytochrome c3 family protein, with the translated sequence MNALVALAALALVAAAPPRPSAHAGSCKQCHPSWTVLPKDHPPVKGTTLAACLGCHKPAADAKPDAFSARLHRAHRAPDADCTVCHTLSRGRFGLAGGKQPIGKLAEGDAPLRRAAASWAGSALLDGAHARADVSCAGCHAGELPEPGATVANDRCLACHGPADALAKATEPAVHPDRNPHHSHLGEIDCTVCHHAHAASENYCLNCHPKFEMKKLPGAER
- a CDS encoding FAD-dependent oxidoreductase encodes the protein MSDQQQKSGIGRRAMLKATAVAAGTGLALDLFGGKAEAAEPRAKRPLPKKWDETWDVVVVGSGFAGLAAAAEAAKAGAKVTVLEKMPVYGGNSIINGGEYNAWTDELHLREKLKLPDDSKDLHGSDTLKGGDYYGDPKLVEILCRESPKALDWMIDEGGLQLREILNRTGGHTAYRTHTCKEGVGRGYTEAERKIAEKAGVKVRLNHEITWIWRADVDGPVLGVEVKARGKKLQVKVNRGLVLASGGFSRDVKMRMAFNPSLVASYNCTNHPGATGETIRFAQAVGADTLHLGFIQLYPYAEPDTGILDAPAVYPFRGPGYGILYVDKKGKRFVNELERRDVVSRAEINTGMKPTYSIFNAKMAPLMGGTKEEIDAGISKGRFVKADTIDELAGKLGLPADTLRETVATHNRYIREKKDPDFAKPITDRMLPLEEGPFYGIAQWPAVHHTMGGLRIDEQARVIDIWGNPIPKFFAAGEVTGGIHGANRLGGNAGPDAVVFGRIAGRSAAGASPAA
- the tdh gene encoding L-threonine 3-dehydrogenase encodes the protein MKALVKAKREEGIWMQHDVPVPEVGVHDVMIRVTKSAICGTDVHIYNWDEWSQKTVPVPMVVGHEYVGRVEKVGAEVEAFRPGERVSGEGHVTCGFCRNCRAGRRHLCRHTVGVGVNRPGSFAEYVVIPADNVYRIPDDIPDDIAAIFDPFGNATHTALSFDLVGEDVLVTGAGPIGVMAAAIARHVGARHVVVTDVNDYRLDLARRMGASRAVNVAKEDLRAVMSELGMREGFDVGLEMSGNGRAFRQLLEVMNHGGKVALLGIMAGPEPIDWSQVVFKGLQLKGVYGREMYETWYKMVAMLQSGLDLTAVVTHRFSIDDFQQGFDVMRSGRSGKVVLDWGAAR
- a CDS encoding glycine C-acetyltransferase translates to MNPAFTDHLRTQLDRLQAEGLFKRERVITSRQGPWVEADGRRVVNLCANNYLGLAGRQELVDAAVAALPRWGFGMSSVRFICGTQDVHKELEQRLARFLGFEDAILFSSCFDANGGVFEALLGEEDAVVSDALNHASIIDGIRLCKARRHRYANGDMADLAAQLAAADAAGARFKLVVTDGVFSMDGYLANLPAICDLAGRHGAMVMVDDSHAVGFIGEHGRGTHEHHRVMGRVDLVTGTLGKALGGASGGYVAGSREVVEWLRQKARPYLFSNTLAPVIAATSIAVLDLLESGDALRRQLRENARHFRAELTRLGFELLPGEHPIIPVMLHEAPLAQEMARRLLDEGVYVTGFFFPVVPKGQARIRTQMSAAHSREDLDHAVAAFEKVGRALGVIQGR